A stretch of the Thiohalospira halophila DSM 15071 genome encodes the following:
- a CDS encoding sensor histidine kinase, whose translation MSGAEMTAEGDPDPQGDPQVEQQKELEAAFQAFNRLSEQLTESYRDLEQQVAALTSELERSRAAHSEELAEKERLAERLERLVRALPAGVVVVGGFGAVEEANPAARELLGEPLEGQPWAAVIARAFDPQGSGYDLRLRDGRLVNLATCPLGNEPGQILLLTDVTADRAQQERDHHQKRLLAMGEMAASLAHQVRTPLSSALLYAGHLRRTDLDEQRRQAAAEKITSRLQRLEKLVNDMLIFARGGIGGAERLPAGEFLGAVAGGVAGEAEQAGVELVTETHGLEEAELRCNRELLTSAALNLANNAVQSMGEGGRLRLSLVSPDSDYVDLEVADTGPGIDDEVRQRLFEPFFTTRSGGTGLGLAVVQAVARAHHGEVLVESEPGVGSTFRLRLPLGLGEHEQEENDGA comes from the coding sequence ATGAGCGGGGCGGAGATGACGGCCGAGGGCGACCCGGATCCACAGGGTGACCCACAGGTCGAACAGCAGAAGGAGCTGGAGGCGGCCTTCCAGGCCTTCAATCGCCTCTCCGAGCAGCTTACCGAGTCCTATCGCGACCTGGAGCAGCAGGTCGCCGCCCTGACCAGCGAACTGGAGCGCTCCCGCGCCGCCCACTCCGAGGAGCTGGCGGAGAAGGAGCGCCTGGCCGAGCGGCTGGAGCGGCTGGTCCGGGCGCTGCCCGCCGGCGTCGTGGTCGTGGGCGGCTTCGGTGCCGTGGAGGAGGCCAACCCGGCCGCCCGGGAGCTGCTGGGTGAGCCCCTGGAGGGCCAGCCCTGGGCGGCGGTCATCGCCCGCGCCTTCGATCCCCAGGGCTCCGGCTACGACCTGCGCCTGCGCGATGGCCGGCTCGTGAACCTGGCCACCTGCCCTCTGGGCAACGAGCCGGGCCAGATCCTGCTGCTCACCGATGTCACCGCCGATCGCGCCCAGCAGGAGCGCGACCACCACCAGAAGCGGCTGCTGGCCATGGGCGAGATGGCGGCCAGCCTGGCCCATCAGGTTCGCACCCCGCTCTCCTCGGCGCTGCTCTACGCCGGCCACCTGCGTCGGACCGACCTCGACGAGCAACGCCGCCAGGCGGCCGCGGAGAAGATTACCAGCCGCCTGCAGCGCCTGGAGAAGCTGGTCAACGACATGCTCATCTTCGCCCGGGGCGGCATCGGCGGGGCCGAGCGCCTGCCGGCCGGGGAGTTCCTGGGGGCGGTGGCCGGCGGGGTCGCCGGCGAGGCCGAGCAGGCGGGCGTGGAACTGGTTACCGAGACCCATGGCCTGGAGGAGGCCGAGCTGCGCTGCAATCGCGAGCTGCTCACCAGCGCGGCCCTGAACCTGGCGAACAACGCCGTCCAGAGCATGGGGGAGGGTGGTCGGCTGCGCCTCTCCCTGGTCAGTCCGGACAGCGACTACGTGGACTTGGAAGTGGCCGACACCGGCCCCGGGATCGACGACGAGGTGCGCCAGCGCCTCTTCGAGCCCTTCTTCACGACCCGCTCCGGCGGCACCGGCCTGGGGCTGGCCGTGGTCCAGGCGGTGGCCCGGGCGCACCACGGCGAGGTCCTTGTGGAGAGCGAGCCGGGTGTGGGTTCTACCTTCCGCCTGCGCCTGCCACTGGGGCTGGGCGAGCACGAACAAGAGGAGAACGACGGGGCATGA